The genomic DNA GCCGTTCAGGTGTAATTCATCGCATCCCCACCCAATCGTCTTCTCATCAGTTGCACGCACCTTCCCCGAGCCCCGCACGGGCGACCGCAGCACCTTCCCCCAGCCCAGCAGACGCGACCGCAGCACCTTCACCGAGCCCCGCAGACGCGACCGCAGCCAGCAGCCCAGGGCGCAAGCCCATAGGCGTTAACTTAACTACCCGCCTCTGCGTGGACGTGGACTTGGACCTCGATTTGGACCTGGACTTCGACTATCTTGTGGGGCGTGAACTTTCGCAAACTCGATGTTTATCAAGCCGCAGTCCACTTCTTGCCACTTGCAGCCGGAATTGCCGACAGTCTGCCGCCACGATACGCGGCTATGTCCGACCAGCTTCGCCGTGCATCCCTTTCCATTCCGCTGAATATCGCCGAGGGATCAGGAAAGAGCAGTGGCCCGGACCAGCGCCGCTTCTATACCATGGCCCGGGGCAGTGCCATGGAATGTGCTGCAATCATCGATGCATGCCGCGCTTTAGCGCTCATCGAACAGCCGCAAGG from Terriglobia bacterium includes the following:
- a CDS encoding four helix bundle protein, with the translated sequence MNFRKLDVYQAAVHFLPLAAGIADSLPPRYAAMSDQLRRASLSIPLNIAEGSGKSSGPDQRRFYTMARGSAMECAAIIDACRALALIEQPQGQEADELLLSAVRMLSKMCRA